A window of Deltaproteobacteria bacterium contains these coding sequences:
- the fabG gene encoding 3-oxoacyl-ACP reductase FabG: MTRNDIALITGGSKGIGAAIARALARDGFDIWLNYRSDHEAAKEVARQVGELGRSCKLLPFDVADSGSVKSALAPVLETECPQVLVNNAGFSRDGLLVWMEEPEWKETLSVHLDGFFFVTKMVLFGMLKRRSGRIINIVSTSGQSGVAGQTNYSAAKAGLIGATKSLALEVAKRNILVNAVSPGFIETNMTAGLPLDRILPLIPLGRMGKPEEVAEVVGFLASGKASYITGQVFSVNGGVYL, translated from the coding sequence ATGACCCGAAATGATATCGCGTTGATCACCGGCGGCAGCAAGGGGATCGGGGCCGCCATCGCCCGTGCCCTGGCGCGGGATGGTTTCGACATCTGGCTCAACTATCGATCGGACCACGAAGCGGCGAAGGAAGTCGCCCGGCAGGTCGGCGAGTTGGGGAGGTCCTGCAAGCTCCTCCCCTTCGATGTCGCCGATTCCGGCTCGGTGAAAAGCGCCCTCGCCCCGGTGCTCGAAACGGAGTGTCCCCAGGTCCTCGTCAACAACGCCGGCTTCAGCAGGGACGGTCTATTGGTCTGGATGGAAGAACCGGAATGGAAGGAAACCCTTTCCGTCCACCTGGACGGTTTTTTCTTCGTCACGAAGATGGTTTTGTTCGGAATGTTGAAGAGAAGATCCGGACGGATCATCAACATCGTCTCCACTTCAGGACAAAGCGGCGTGGCGGGTCAGACGAACTACTCGGCGGCCAAGGCGGGGCTGATCGGCGCGACCAAGTCGCTGGCCCTGGAGGTCGCCAAAAGGAACATCCTGGTCAACGCCGTTTCCCCCGGATTCATCGAAACGAACATGACCGCCGGACTTCCCCTCGACCGGATCCTGCCGTTGATCCCGTTGGGGCGGATGGGGAAACCGGAAGAAGTGGCGGAGGTGGTCGGCTTTCTCGCGTCGGGAAAGGCCTCCTATATCACCGGGCAGGTTTTCTCGGTAAACGGCGGCGTCTATCTGTAG